One genomic segment of Desulfomicrobium sp. ZS1 includes these proteins:
- a CDS encoding cysteine desulfurase family protein — MENRTVYFDNNATTPLHPGVKEALIEGLEIFGNPSSMHGFGREAREKIEEAREKVASFIGADSDEILFVGSGSEANNTVLSLLHCDSTRCSCALSGRSGLVTTVIEHPCVLNTAQDLGRKSHAITYLPVDKYGRIDLEELRRAVTDKVGMVSIMMANNEIGTIQDIKAAARIAHEGGALFHTDAVQAVGKIPVNVRDLDIDFLTISAHKLYGPKGIGALYVKKGAPYCPLILGGHQEGGRRAGTENSLGIIGMGKAVELRGLEMEAEEKRLLELKNILKDGIAKAIPDTLFMGHPEHCLPGTLSVSFAGAEGEAILLYLDLAGIAVSTGSACASGSLDPSHVIMATGVPVENAHGSVRISLGRENTLEDVHYMLHHLPPIIDRIRTMSSAYRRK; from the coding sequence ACCGTTTATTTTGATAATAATGCCACCACCCCCCTGCATCCGGGCGTGAAAGAAGCCCTGATCGAGGGTCTTGAAATATTTGGGAACCCTTCCAGCATGCACGGCTTTGGCCGCGAGGCGCGGGAAAAAATCGAGGAAGCGCGGGAAAAAGTTGCGTCTTTCATTGGTGCCGACTCTGACGAAATCCTTTTTGTCGGCAGCGGCTCCGAGGCCAATAATACCGTGCTGTCCCTGCTGCATTGCGACAGCACTCGCTGCTCGTGCGCCTTGAGCGGCCGCAGCGGCCTTGTGACCACGGTCATCGAGCACCCCTGCGTGCTGAACACCGCCCAGGATCTGGGACGCAAAAGTCACGCAATAACCTACTTGCCCGTAGACAAATACGGCCGCATCGACCTCGAAGAACTGCGCCGGGCCGTAACGGACAAGGTCGGCATGGTTTCCATCATGATGGCCAACAACGAGATCGGCACCATCCAGGACATCAAGGCTGCGGCGCGCATCGCCCATGAAGGCGGAGCCCTCTTTCACACCGACGCGGTGCAGGCAGTAGGCAAGATCCCCGTGAACGTGCGTGACCTGGACATCGATTTTCTGACCATTTCCGCGCACAAGCTTTACGGACCCAAGGGCATCGGAGCCCTGTACGTCAAAAAGGGCGCGCCGTACTGCCCCCTCATCCTGGGGGGCCACCAGGAAGGCGGCCGCCGCGCGGGCACGGAAAATTCCCTGGGCATCATCGGCATGGGCAAGGCGGTTGAGCTGCGCGGCCTGGAGATGGAAGCAGAGGAAAAACGACTGCTCGAACTCAAGAACATTTTAAAGGACGGCATCGCCAAAGCCATTCCCGACACCCTCTTCATGGGCCACCCCGAGCACTGCCTCCCGGGCACGCTGAGCGTCTCCTTTGCCGGGGCCGAGGGAGAAGCCATCCTGCTGTACCTCGACCTGGCCGGAATCGCCGTATCCACGGGCTCGGCCTGCGCATCGGGCTCGCTTGACCCGTCCCATGTCATCATGGCCACCGGCGTGCCGGTGGAGAACGCTCACGGCTCCGTGCGCATCAGCCTGGGCCGGGAGAACACCCTGGAAGACGTGCACTACATGCTCCACCACCTTCCTCCCATCATCGACCGCATCAGGACCATGTCCAGTGCGTACAGGAGAAAATAA
- a CDS encoding iron-sulfur cluster assembly scaffold protein, with protein sequence MAKWTYSDKVKDHFMNPRNILREDNEADFHGIGQTGNIKCGDEMIVYIKVDPDMLTITDCKWRTYGCASAIASTSILSEMVIGMTLDQAYAITAKDILKELDGLPDNKVHCSVLGDKALRAAIDDYYRKNGMEDRVKTKGAKIVCQCMQVTDEDIEHAVLDGARSFLELQEMTKIGTDCGECKEEAQNVMTGYIQKHFGL encoded by the coding sequence ATGGCAAAATGGACCTATTCGGACAAGGTGAAGGACCACTTCATGAACCCGCGCAACATCCTGCGCGAAGACAACGAGGCGGACTTCCACGGCATTGGACAGACGGGCAACATCAAGTGCGGCGACGAGATGATCGTCTACATAAAGGTCGACCCGGACATGCTGACCATCACCGACTGCAAATGGCGTACGTACGGCTGCGCCAGCGCCATCGCCAGCACCTCCATCCTCTCCGAGATGGTCATCGGCATGACCCTGGACCAGGCCTATGCCATCACCGCCAAGGACATCCTAAAAGAGCTGGACGGCCTGCCCGACAACAAGGTGCACTGCTCGGTGCTTGGCGACAAGGCGCTGCGGGCGGCCATCGACGACTATTACCGCAAGAACGGCATGGAAGACCGCGTCAAAACCAAGGGCGCGAAAATCGTCTGTCAATGCATGCAGGTCACGGACGAGGATATCGAACACGCGGTGCTCGACGGGGCCAGAAGCTTTCTCGAACTGCAGGAGATGACCAAGATCGGCACGGACTGCGGCGAATGCAAGGAAGAGGCGCAGAACGTCATGACGGGCTATATCCAGAAGCATTTCGGGCTGTAG